In Candidatus Pelagibacter ubique HIMB140, a single window of DNA contains:
- a CDS encoding nucleotide sugar dehydrogenase yields MFKVGFVGASHLGICSAIAAAEKKFNVVLYDSDIQKIKLLKKLEVNFFEPNLQKFLKKNQSRIQITNDINLLKNCKLVYISHDTPTDAQNKSDFLFVEKLIKKTLKKLNKKTLVVILCQVYPGFTEKIKWDRDYLFYQVETLIFGNAINRAINPEQIIIGKNKTNKSNSKKILEKYIGKFSKNIKYMDYKSSELSKISINLYLSSSITFANSLAELCEKSGANWSLIQEVLKKDKRIGSYAYLKPGLGILSGNLQRDLVTSQKIFKKFKCKNNYISNIRSLSSKRMDWIVNIIKQKKISKKTSIGIFGSTYKENISTLKNSPLLHIIKNLKKNSFRIFDPVNRIFFEQKNIIVDTEFENFLKFSEILIILTPWDFIKNKKNQKKIFKFKGNLIIDVYNLISRRYLNKKTSIISMGQKFKI; encoded by the coding sequence ATGTTTAAAGTAGGGTTTGTAGGAGCTTCTCATCTTGGAATATGTTCTGCAATTGCTGCTGCAGAAAAAAAGTTTAATGTAGTTTTATATGATAGTGATATTCAAAAGATAAAATTATTAAAAAAATTAGAAGTAAATTTTTTCGAGCCTAATTTACAAAAATTCTTAAAAAAAAATCAAAGTAGAATTCAAATTACTAATGATATTAATCTTTTAAAAAATTGTAAGCTAGTTTATATTTCACATGACACTCCAACTGATGCGCAAAATAAAAGTGATTTTTTGTTTGTAGAAAAATTAATTAAAAAGACACTAAAAAAACTTAATAAAAAAACATTAGTTGTTATATTGTGCCAAGTTTATCCAGGTTTTACAGAAAAAATTAAATGGGATAGGGATTATTTGTTTTATCAAGTAGAGACACTAATTTTTGGTAATGCTATAAATAGAGCAATAAATCCTGAACAGATCATAATAGGAAAAAATAAAACCAATAAATCCAATTCAAAAAAAATTTTAGAGAAATATATTGGGAAATTTTCAAAAAACATAAAATATATGGATTACAAAAGTTCTGAATTGTCTAAAATTTCAATAAATTTATATTTATCTTCTTCAATAACTTTTGCTAATAGTCTTGCTGAGTTATGTGAAAAATCAGGAGCAAATTGGAGCTTAATTCAAGAAGTATTAAAAAAAGATAAAAGAATTGGATCATATGCGTATTTGAAACCTGGGTTAGGAATTCTGAGCGGGAATTTACAAAGAGATCTAGTAACTTCTCAAAAGATTTTTAAAAAATTCAAATGTAAAAATAATTATATTTCTAATATTAGGTCACTTTCAAGCAAAAGAATGGATTGGATTGTAAATATAATAAAACAAAAAAAAATAAGCAAAAAAACCTCAATTGGCATATTTGGTTCTACATATAAAGAAAATATTTCTACTTTAAAAAATTCTCCCTTATTGCATATAATTAAAAATTTAAAAAAAAATAGTTTCAGGATCTTTGATCCTGTTAATAGGATATTTTTCGAACAAAAAAATATAATTGTAGATACTGAATTTGAAAATTTTTTAAAATTTTCAGAAATACTGATTATATTAACGCCTTGGGATTTTATTAAAAATAAAAAAAATCAAAAAAAAATTTTTAAATTTAAAGGAAATCTCATAATAGATGTTTATAATTTAATAAGTAGAAGATACTTAAACAAGAAAACTTCAATTATAAGCATGGGTCAAAAATTTAAAATATGA
- a CDS encoding NAD-dependent epimerase/dehydratase family protein translates to MRQFNRVVILGSGGFISNALEEILKKKKIKYLALKRKKLDLAKKSSTSVLVKILKKMDCVIIIAAKAPCKNIRMLEYNLQIMRNIINALLKKKVRKVIYLSSDAVYSDSMNKISEKSNTSPKNFHGIMHLMREKMLTSIKPNNLCILRPTLVYGVNDPHNGYGPNSFLRLAKKNFPIKIFGNGEELRDHVHINDVAKVIFGSISKNIVGILNIVTGTKISFLQIAKLSIKNSNSNSKIIKIKRTIPMPHNGYRLFNATKIKKIFKEIKLVNIKYNKYFK, encoded by the coding sequence ATGAGACAATTTAATAGAGTAGTAATTCTAGGCTCAGGTGGTTTTATTTCAAATGCTTTAGAAGAAATATTAAAAAAAAAAAAGATAAAATATTTAGCATTAAAAAGGAAAAAATTAGATTTAGCTAAAAAATCAAGTACTTCGGTATTAGTTAAAATTTTAAAAAAAATGGATTGTGTGATCATTATCGCAGCAAAAGCACCATGTAAAAATATTAGGATGCTAGAATATAATCTGCAAATTATGAGAAATATCATAAATGCATTATTAAAAAAAAAAGTCCGCAAAGTAATATATCTCAGTTCAGATGCTGTTTATTCGGATAGCATGAATAAAATTAGTGAAAAGTCAAATACAAGTCCTAAAAATTTTCATGGTATTATGCATTTAATGAGGGAGAAAATGTTAACATCAATTAAACCTAATAATTTATGCATATTAAGGCCAACTTTAGTTTATGGAGTTAATGATCCTCATAATGGATATGGACCTAATAGCTTTTTGAGGTTAGCAAAAAAAAATTTTCCAATAAAAATTTTTGGAAATGGAGAAGAACTTAGAGACCATGTCCATATAAATGATGTAGCAAAAGTGATATTTGGATCAATTTCAAAAAATATTGTTGGTATTTTAAATATCGTTACGGGGACAAAGATTAGTTTTTTGCAAATTGCAAAATTATCAATTAAGAATTCTAACTCAAATTCAAAAATTATAAAAATTAAGAGAACAATTCCTATGCCACATAATGGGTATAGACTTTTTAATGCTACTAAGATAAAAAAAATTTTTAAGGAAATTAAACTAGTTAATATAAAATATAATAAATACTTTAAATAA
- a CDS encoding thiamine pyrophosphate-binding protein: MAKISVSDYVIKFLERKKIKNIFTVSGGGSISLCDALHRSKKIKYICCHHEQAASFSAEGYARAKNTLGCALVTTGPGGTNAITGVSSAWIDSVPVLFLSGQVFLNQTIKNTSKRQIGVQEIDIISLVKPITKHSVMINNPYSIKYHLEKGYHESLSGRPGPVWIDIPADIQNFKIDETKLVGYKNSLKIKNKLTLNKKIKKIADILSKAKKPVIHVGHGVKLSKSSREFLNLINKFRIPFLQTWSADDLINYNHDLNMGKPGAFGSRYANFIVQSCDFYLSIGTRLPFMVTGYNPKDFARNAKTKIMVDIDKFELNKNDINIDYKICSDAKYFLEKLNFYLKKVNNLKNWTQFCNDLKNKYPIVQKKFYNLKNYVNSYVFVDTLSNYLGEKKIIVTDMGFSFTTTHQAFKNKKKQIFFTNSGHAPMGWGLPAAIGAASDGENFSEVICLTGEGGFQMNIQELATIMHNNIPVKIFIFNNGGYLTIKQTQQLGFNGRLMGSTKSSGLSFPDYESIASSHKIKYYKIKNHMSMGNKLKKIINLKKPLICEVIMDPNEEQMPKAINRKNKKGKSIPTVFEDMYPFLKRSEIEKWRNENEKK, encoded by the coding sequence ATGGCTAAAATTTCAGTATCTGATTACGTAATAAAATTTCTTGAGAGAAAAAAAATAAAGAATATTTTTACAGTTTCTGGTGGAGGGTCTATTAGTCTTTGTGATGCATTGCATAGATCGAAAAAAATAAAATATATTTGTTGTCATCATGAACAAGCGGCATCTTTTTCTGCGGAGGGTTATGCAAGAGCAAAGAATACTTTAGGTTGTGCTTTAGTTACAACTGGGCCGGGTGGAACGAATGCTATTACGGGTGTTTCATCAGCTTGGATAGACTCGGTTCCAGTGTTATTTTTATCGGGTCAAGTTTTTTTAAATCAAACAATTAAAAATACTAGTAAAAGACAAATTGGTGTTCAGGAGATAGATATAATTAGTCTTGTAAAACCGATCACTAAACACTCTGTGATGATTAATAACCCTTACTCCATTAAGTATCATTTAGAGAAGGGCTACCATGAGTCATTAAGTGGAAGGCCCGGACCAGTTTGGATTGATATTCCTGCAGATATTCAAAATTTTAAAATTGATGAAACTAAACTTGTTGGTTACAAAAATTCTTTAAAAATAAAAAATAAATTAACTTTAAATAAAAAAATTAAAAAAATTGCAGATATTTTATCAAAAGCAAAAAAACCTGTTATTCATGTTGGTCATGGAGTAAAATTATCAAAAAGCTCTAGAGAATTTTTGAACTTGATTAACAAATTTCGAATTCCGTTTCTTCAAACCTGGAGTGCTGACGATTTAATTAATTATAACCACGATTTAAATATGGGAAAACCAGGTGCATTTGGAAGCAGATATGCAAATTTTATAGTTCAATCATGCGACTTTTATTTGTCAATAGGAACAAGATTGCCATTCATGGTAACTGGTTATAACCCAAAAGATTTTGCAAGAAATGCGAAAACTAAAATTATGGTAGATATAGATAAGTTTGAATTAAATAAAAACGATATAAATATAGACTATAAAATATGTAGTGATGCAAAGTATTTTTTAGAAAAACTTAACTTCTATTTAAAAAAAGTAAACAACTTAAAAAACTGGACTCAGTTTTGTAATGATTTGAAAAACAAATATCCAATTGTTCAAAAAAAATTTTATAATTTAAAAAATTATGTTAATTCGTATGTATTTGTTGATACTCTAAGTAATTACTTAGGAGAAAAAAAAATAATAGTAACAGACATGGGATTTTCTTTTACTACCACTCACCAAGCTTTTAAAAATAAAAAAAAACAAATCTTTTTTACAAATTCTGGTCATGCTCCAATGGGATGGGGTCTTCCAGCCGCTATAGGTGCGGCATCAGATGGAGAAAATTTTTCAGAGGTAATTTGTCTAACTGGAGAAGGAGGTTTTCAAATGAATATACAAGAACTGGCAACAATTATGCATAATAATATTCCTGTTAAGATTTTTATTTTTAATAATGGTGGATATTTAACCATCAAACAAACTCAGCAATTAGGATTTAATGGCAGATTGATGGGATCAACAAAATCTAGCGGATTATCTTTTCCAGATTATGAAAGCATAGCCAGCTCTCACAAAATTAAGTATTATAAAATCAAAAATCATATGTCGATGGGCAATAAATTAAAAAAAATTATAAATTTAAAAAAACCTTTAATATGTGAAGTAATTATGGATCCAAATGAAGAACAAATGCCAAAAGCTATAAATAGAAAAAATAAAAAAGGAAAATCAATACCAACAGTTTTTGAGGATATGTATCCATTCTTAAAAAGATCAGAAATTGAAAAATGGAGAAATGAAAATGAAAAAAAATAA
- a CDS encoding DJ-1/PfpI family protein, translating into MKKNKRGIIISGSLVQDHEFIYPFYRLLEEGIDLDVCLFEGTAVKGYFGTAIPPNKNHPVKKIQNVNIKDYDILVIPGGVKCMEKIRQDKKIVNFIKEFNNTGKTIACICSGTQLLISAKVVKNRNISGYYSMIDDIENAGGKYVDKPAVIDKNIVTTAHYKDMGPWMKAALKLLNNS; encoded by the coding sequence ATGAAAAAAAATAAAAGAGGCATTATAATATCTGGAAGCTTGGTTCAAGATCATGAGTTCATTTACCCATTTTATCGATTATTAGAGGAAGGTATTGATTTAGATGTTTGTCTTTTCGAGGGAACTGCAGTTAAGGGATACTTTGGAACTGCAATTCCACCAAATAAAAATCATCCTGTAAAAAAAATTCAAAATGTAAATATTAAAGATTATGATATTCTTGTAATTCCAGGCGGAGTAAAATGTATGGAAAAAATTAGACAAGATAAAAAAATCGTAAATTTTATAAAAGAGTTTAATAATACTGGAAAAACTATTGCTTGTATTTGCAGCGGTACACAATTGCTGATTTCAGCAAAAGTAGTAAAAAATAGAAATATATCTGGTTATTATAGTATGATTGATGATATTGAGAATGCTGGAGGCAAATATGTTGATAAGCCAGCAGTAATTGACAAAAATATAGTTACAACCGCACATTATAAAGATATGGGTCCATGGATGAAAGCTGCTTTAAAGCTTTTAAATAATAGCTAA
- a CDS encoding class I SAM-dependent methyltransferase, whose protein sequence is MREFNLLDEYPKLSSPRIVSDKSRTIKNRIIATERDKDFFDGDRDNGYGGYKYDGRWVSVAKKIISEYNLSNNSKILHINSEKGFLLHDIKNLLPDIRCIGIETSNYAIDNSLKSIKPNLLKVENYYNLNFENKSFDFILAIGVVYALSIKDAISCINEIQRVGKGKSFINLASYENEEDYQLFKKWSLLGTIFLKKNEWLEILSHCKYTGDFFFTNADTLNLKNE, encoded by the coding sequence ATGAGAGAGTTCAATCTTTTAGATGAATACCCAAAATTGAGTTCCCCTAGAATAGTTTCTGATAAAAGCAGAACAATTAAAAATAGAATTATAGCAACTGAAAGAGATAAGGATTTCTTTGATGGAGACCGAGATAATGGTTACGGTGGATACAAATATGATGGTAGATGGGTAAGTGTAGCAAAAAAAATTATTAGCGAATATAATCTAAGTAATAATTCTAAAATTCTTCATATTAATTCAGAAAAAGGTTTTTTATTACATGATATAAAAAATTTATTACCAGATATTAGATGCATTGGAATAGAAACATCTAATTATGCGATTGACAATTCATTAAAAAGTATAAAACCAAACTTATTAAAGGTAGAAAATTATTATAATTTAAATTTTGAAAATAAAAGTTTTGATTTTATTTTGGCAATTGGCGTTGTTTATGCTTTATCTATAAAGGATGCTATTTCTTGTATAAATGAGATTCAAAGAGTTGGAAAGGGCAAAAGCTTTATAAATTTAGCATCTTATGAAAATGAAGAAGATTATCAATTATTCAAAAAATGGTCTTTATTAGGTACTATTTTTTTGAAAAAGAATGAATGGTTGGAAATTTTGAGTCACTGTAAATATACAGGTGATTTTTTTTTTACAAATGCAGATACTTTAAATTTAAAAAATGAGTAA
- a CDS encoding NAD-dependent epimerase/dehydratase family protein: MNILLAGGNGEIGSDLANFLSRKHKVIVGTRKSAKKKKNIVFLKIDFSKKIYIKKKIDLIINCIATHEFSKKNEFDDYFKSNILSIFNIIKFAEKKKIKIINLSTVSIYDLSLNKIVTEEEEHISNNLLAVTKFIGEKLFQFSDLDVINLRMPGVLTINKRKDRPWLSLILNIIRTNKEISVFNLNKQFNALIDTKEISNFIIYILSNKFISGTYNFFASNPIKLRKILRLIINQTKSHSRIINLGNKKISRVQNNKIEKILKFKTDTVTNIIIRNLND; the protein is encoded by the coding sequence ATGAATATACTATTAGCTGGTGGAAATGGAGAAATTGGTTCTGATTTAGCTAATTTTCTCTCAAGAAAACACAAAGTAATAGTTGGAACAAGAAAGTCAGCAAAGAAAAAAAAAAATATAGTTTTCCTCAAAATAGACTTCTCAAAGAAAATTTATATAAAAAAAAAAATTGATTTAATAATAAATTGTATAGCTACGCACGAGTTTTCAAAAAAAAATGAATTTGATGATTATTTCAAATCAAATATTTTATCTATTTTCAATATTATAAAATTTGCTGAAAAAAAAAAAATCAAAATTATTAATTTGTCAACCGTTAGCATCTATGATCTATCTTTAAATAAAATAGTGACAGAAGAAGAAGAACATATTTCCAATAATTTACTTGCAGTTACAAAATTTATTGGAGAGAAATTATTTCAGTTTAGCGACTTGGATGTGATAAATTTAAGAATGCCCGGTGTTTTGACTATTAATAAGAGAAAAGATAGACCTTGGCTATCATTAATTTTAAATATTATTAGAACAAATAAAGAGATAAGTGTTTTTAACTTAAATAAACAATTCAATGCATTAATTGATACTAAAGAAATTTCAAATTTTATTATTTATATATTAAGCAATAAATTTATTTCGGGTACTTATAATTTTTTTGCAAGTAATCCAATAAAGCTTAGGAAAATATTAAGGTTAATTATAAATCAAACCAAATCTCATTCAAGAATTATAAATTTAGGCAATAAAAAAATATCTAGAGTACAAAATAATAAAATTGAAAAAATTTTAAAATTTAAAACAGATACAGTTACAAACATTATAATAAGGAATTTAAATGATTAG
- a CDS encoding TIGR04372 family glycosyltransferase — translation MIRLGSLRGSLGHLILNTLNFFLNNKNSKDTLVIATPKKEISNYFVYKILTNKFKSQKVFFNNSILLKLTYKILNKFKKKFNFFNKLICNIEWLHHDNSKELYGSKYNFDENFYHMVPDFEFEEKDKTFFSEWKKKKNINKKFVCISSRDSGFYEEQLENPRNFNFEDYNKLIRMLLKKNYIVIRMGRKFIKNFDFSNNNYIELYQQEKNNSKLDVIETFLFKECEFIISGNSGIDAFAALFKKKIFITNNFPAGRIPRYLNCTFIPKLYSSNDRIINFNNIPKKILLSEEIEKLQKEKINLINANSRDIENMVREYLENKNYSGIDISKKSFVVEGRNSNSSICPLWYSKNKNLFNNEIS, via the coding sequence ATGATTAGGTTAGGAAGTTTAAGAGGATCATTAGGACATTTAATTTTAAATACTCTTAATTTTTTTTTAAATAATAAAAATTCTAAAGATACTTTAGTAATTGCTACTCCAAAGAAAGAAATATCAAATTATTTTGTCTATAAAATTTTAACTAATAAATTTAAATCTCAAAAAGTCTTTTTTAATAATTCTATACTTCTAAAATTAACTTACAAAATATTAAATAAATTTAAAAAAAAATTTAATTTCTTTAACAAATTAATATGCAATATTGAATGGCTGCATCACGATAACTCAAAAGAACTTTACGGCAGTAAGTACAATTTTGATGAAAATTTTTATCATATGGTACCAGATTTTGAATTTGAGGAAAAAGATAAAACTTTTTTCTCTGAATGGAAAAAGAAAAAGAATATAAATAAAAAATTTGTTTGCATTTCATCTAGAGACTCTGGTTTTTATGAAGAGCAATTGGAAAATCCAAGAAATTTTAATTTTGAAGATTATAATAAGTTAATCAGAATGCTATTAAAAAAAAATTATATTGTAATTAGAATGGGAAGAAAATTTATAAAGAATTTTGATTTTTCTAATAATAATTATATTGAATTATATCAACAAGAAAAAAATAATTCTAAGTTAGATGTCATAGAAACTTTTCTCTTTAAAGAGTGTGAGTTTATTATTTCGGGAAATAGTGGAATTGATGCTTTTGCAGCTTTATTTAAAAAAAAAATTTTTATTACAAATAATTTTCCAGCAGGTAGAATTCCTAGGTACTTGAATTGTACCTTTATTCCTAAATTATATAGTTCAAATGATCGAATAATAAATTTTAATAACATCCCAAAAAAAATTCTTTTATCTGAAGAAATTGAAAAATTACAAAAAGAAAAAATTAATTTAATCAATGCTAATTCAAGAGATATAGAAAATATGGTTAGAGAATATTTGGAAAATAAAAATTATTCAGGTATTGATATCTCAAAAAAGAGTTTTGTTGTTGAAGGCAGAAATTCAAACTCATCAATATGTCCTTTGTGGTATAGTAAAAATAAAAACTTATTTAACAATGAAATTAGTTAG
- a CDS encoding DegT/DnrJ/EryC1/StrS family aminotransferase: MKIDIIDLKKRYKDEREDLLKIIDKVLKKGNLVMTKEVQKFEKNICKYTGAKYCVSLNSGTDALMMAMWACGVRKGDEVITTPKTFIATIGSIVHLGAVPVLVDVDEDLNINPELIKQKITKKTKVIMPVHWTGRMCNMKEINRIANEENLIVIEDAAQAMGSYFNKKHAGTFSKVAAFSCHPLKNLNALGDSGFVITNDKKIFKKITLYKNHGLVGRDRIDTFGLNSRLDSINAEVLNFRLKKLKKLINLRKKNIFLYKKYIKTPKIKIIDEKKHNISSHVIFNVLCEDRDLLKKYLEKNGIQSLIYYGTPVHLHKPMKKFGYKKGDFPVAEKLCKKILALPHNQYITEKEIQYVSNKINNFYKRKNYAS, translated from the coding sequence ATGAAGATAGATATTATTGATTTAAAGAAAAGGTATAAAGATGAAAGAGAAGATTTATTAAAAATTATAGATAAAGTTCTTAAAAAGGGCAATTTAGTGATGACTAAAGAGGTCCAAAAATTTGAAAAAAATATTTGCAAATATACTGGCGCAAAATATTGTGTGAGCTTAAATTCTGGAACAGATGCATTAATGATGGCCATGTGGGCATGTGGAGTTAGAAAAGGTGACGAAGTTATTACAACTCCCAAAACATTTATAGCTACAATAGGTTCGATTGTGCATTTGGGAGCTGTGCCTGTTTTAGTAGATGTTGATGAAGATTTAAATATTAATCCAGAATTAATTAAACAAAAAATAACAAAAAAAACAAAAGTAATTATGCCTGTTCATTGGACAGGTAGAATGTGTAATATGAAAGAAATAAATAGAATTGCAAATGAGGAAAATCTAATTGTTATAGAAGATGCAGCACAAGCAATGGGCTCATATTTTAATAAAAAACATGCAGGTACATTTAGTAAAGTTGCAGCTTTTTCATGTCATCCACTAAAAAATTTAAATGCTTTAGGTGATTCAGGTTTTGTGATTACAAATGATAAAAAAATATTTAAGAAAATAACTCTATATAAAAATCACGGACTAGTTGGTAGAGATAGAATAGATACATTTGGACTAAATTCAAGATTAGATTCTATAAATGCTGAAGTATTAAATTTTAGATTAAAAAAACTTAAGAAATTAATTAATTTAAGAAAAAAAAATATTTTTCTTTATAAAAAATATATTAAAACGCCGAAAATAAAAATTATTGATGAAAAAAAACATAATATAAGTTCTCATGTAATTTTTAATGTTTTATGTGAAGATAGAGATTTATTAAAAAAATATTTAGAAAAAAATGGTATTCAATCATTAATATATTATGGTACCCCAGTTCATTTGCATAAGCCTATGAAAAAATTTGGTTATAAAAAAGGTGATTTTCCAGTTGCTGAAAAATTATGCAAAAAAATTTTAGCTTTACCACACAATCAATATATTACTGAAAAAGAAATTCAGTATGTTTCAAATAAGATAAACAATTTTTATAAAAGAAAAAATTATGCGAGTTGA